The Rhinopithecus roxellana isolate Shanxi Qingling chromosome 14, ASM756505v1, whole genome shotgun sequence genome includes a window with the following:
- the LOC115893278 gene encoding testin, producing MDLENKVKKMGLGHEQGFGAPCLKCKEKCEGFELHFWRKICRNCKCGQEEHDVLLSNEEDRKVGKLFEDTKYTTLIAKLKSDGIPMYKRNVMILTNPVAAKKNVSINTVTYEWAPPVQNQALARQYMQMLPKEKQPVAGSEGAQYRKKQLAKQLPAHDQDPSKCHELSPREVKEMEQFVKKYKSEALGVGDVKLPCEMDAQGPKQMNIPGGDRSTPAAVGAMEDKSAENKRTQYSCYCCKLSMKEGDPAIYAERAGYDKLWHPACFVCSTCHELLVDMIYFWKNEKLYCGRHYCDSEKPRCAGCDELIFSNEYTQAENQNWHLKHFCCFDCDSILAGEIYVMVNDKPVCKPCYVKNHAVVCQGCHNAIDPEVQRVTYNNFSWHASTECFLCSCCSKCLIGQKFMPVEGMVFCSVECKKMMS from the coding sequence ATGGACCTGGAAAACAAAGTGAAGAAGATGGGCTTAGGTCACGAGCAAGGATTTGGAGCCCCGtgtttaaaatgcaaagaaaaatgtgaagGATTCGAACTGCACTTCTGGAGAAAAATATGTCGTAACTGCAAGTGTGGCCAAGAAGAACATGATGTCCTCTTGAGCAATGAAGAGGATCGAAAAGTCGGAAAACTTTTTGAAGACACCAAGTATACCACCCTGATTGCAAAACTAAAGTCAGATGGAATTCCCATGTATAAACGCAATGTTATGATATTGACCAATCCAGTTGCTGCCAAGAAGAATGTCTCCATCAATACGGTTACCTATGAGTGGGCACCTCCTGTCCAGAATCAGGCATTGGCCAGGCAGTACATGCAGATGCTACCCAAGGAAAAGCAGCCAGTAGCAGGCTCAGAGGGGGCACAGTACCGGAAGAAGCAGCTGGCAAAGCAGCTCCCTGCACATGACCAGGACCCTTCAAAGTGCCATGAGTTGTCTCCCAGAGAGGTGAAGGAGATGGAGCAGTTTGTAAAGAAATATAAGAGCGAAGCTCTGGGAGTAGGAGATGTCAAACTTCCCTGTGAGATGGATGCCCAAGGCCCGAAACAAATGAACATTCCTGGAGGGGACAGAAGCACCCCAGCAGCAGTGGGGGCCATGGAGGACAAGTCTGCTGAGAACAAAAGAACTCAGTATTCCTGCTATTGCTGCAAACTGAGTATGAAAGAAGGCGACCCCGCCATCTATGCCGAAAGGGCTGGCTATGATAAACTGTGGCACCCAGCTTGTTTTGTCTGCAGCACCTGCCATGAACTCCTGGTTGACATGATTTATTTTTGGAAGAATGAGAAGCTATATTGTGGCAGACATTACTGTGACAGCGAGAAACCCCGATGTGCTGGCTGTGACGAGCTGATATTCAGCAATGAGTATACCCAGGCAGAAAACCAGAATTGGCACCTGAAACACTTCTGCTGCTTTGACTGTGATAGCATTCTAGCTGGGGAAATATACGTGATGGTCAATGACAAGCCCGTGTGCAAGCCCTGCTATGTGAAGAATCATGCTGTGGTGTGTCAGGGATGCCACAATGCCATCGACCCAGAAGTGCAGCGGGTGACCTATAACAACTTCAGCTGGCATGCATCCACAGAGTGCTTTCTGTGCTCCTGCTGCAGCAAATGCCTCATTGGGCAGAAGTTCATGCCAGTAGAAGGGATGGTTTTCTGTTCAGTGGAATGTAAGAAGATGATGTCTTAG